The Capsicum annuum cultivar UCD-10X-F1 chromosome 3, UCD10Xv1.1, whole genome shotgun sequence genomic sequence ACCTAGCTTTGGGGTGGGGACGGGGTGTGGTGAGACTCAGGGATCAGAGAAAAACAGGGATGATTTCACCAGAAGTGAACTTCTGTCATAAGAAGAGAGTTACTAACCTTCTAGCTTGTCAAGACAATCATCTTCCTTTACAACACACTCACCCTGCTCACTATCACACGCCTTGCAATGTTCTTGATACACAATGTGAGGATACTTCTCATTTAAGGAGTCCTCCCACTGCAAGAACAAATTGTTATGATATAATGTAGCACATACGATTTAATTGGTATCCACTAGCAAATAGTGTACCTTGGGCAGCTCATTATTACGTCTAATTGATGATGTTCTCCAAccaacaatatctaaataaagttTGTTAAGGAAAAATAGTGTTTAATCTTTAGAGTTTTGATAGCAGAGGCCGGTTGCCTGATTCAACAGTACAAACAGGATGCGATCATAACCAACATTTGAGTATGCGACCCTTCGCTTGAAAGAACCCAATGCAGACCTGTATGCAAGAGTTTTGCAACACATTAGCATCAATATACTATATTTTCCACCTCAGATCCTCATAAGATGCAGGACCATGTTGTCCGATGCATGTAGCAAGTAAATCTTATAACATACATAAAGCGTAATTCAACATCATCTTCCACCATCCGTCTTAGTAATGGAGGCTTTCCTTCATCTTCATTAAGGAAAAGGTGTCGGCCTGTTCTCTTGAATATCCAATGAACACAGAGACCAGCAGCTTTCTCAAAGGCAGTTACACCAAAAAGAAATGGCACCTGACAATTAGCTCaaaaagtaaatattgaaaaatccAACAGTGGCAAAGCAGCTCTTgtggtgaaaaaaaaaaaaagaaacaaagcaAATCTTGTAAGATCAGGAGGGAGAAAACTCACAATCTTAATAATGGAAAAATAGACTTCAGACAAAAAGAAGAATACTTGCTCATTCCTTAAGATCAAGACAACAGAAGAAGCATGGAAAAGTTTTTGCTTCTTGACCCTTCTGTCAGATAACAGAGCCATTTTCCTTTTTCACAGTTCACAACATTAAATAGGGGATCAACATCTATTACTATTAAAGAGGATCCCTCCAGAATACTGACTATCAGCTAGGCAAGTAGATAATATCGCATGGTACTATGATCCAAAATCGTAATTAACTTGATAGGCCTAGAAGCCACTGTGTAGTGCAGAAGAATGTAATTTACAAGAAAGTTCGGGGTTAATCAAagagttttctttcttttagtaacTTTTAGGTTCTCCTATCATAAAAAAGGATCAGAATCACACACAGGAAAGCCCTGATGCAACTTCTAGGTTACTGAACAGTTGAAGCTACCATTAGATCTAAAGGGTTGTTAGCTAGATGGATTacaataagataagtaaaatatcatcCCGTGTTGATAGCATTTCCCTGCACAACTTATTAAGATGGACGGAGACAAACTGTCCGGAAGTGAGGATTGCTTTCAAATTTTAATTGTTTAATGGAATGGTTAGTTATAACTAATGAGACATTCCTCCGCTTTCAAGCAAATACTTCCTGTTCTTTTCTGGTTCTTGTTGCTGTAAGACTTTGTATCTTGAAGCAAGCTTTTCCAGGTACTTCCTGCTGTAGattaatttttcccaaaaattagATGCATCTTTCCTTTGTTTTCCCCCTTGATGCTGTGCATTCCTTGCTTCTCTATTTCACCTTACCATCTCTGTGTTATTATTAGTGCAGgagcttatttttcttttgtcaaaCCTGtgaatttattgatttatttttttcaagttttttgttgaatttttctcAACACTTGCTATTTTACCAACTAAGGATGGATATGATAGTCTAAGATGAGGAACCCATCATTTAAAAAGTCAGTGACAGtgtttttttttataaccgtggtgtccgggccagcttgcgcacacctcaactaaatccacgggatacctgccacctcccaccagcaacagatatcaagtaactctgtccaccaagactagaacagatgggaagaaaacACTTAGTGTTTGTCTCTGCTGGGAATTGAACTTGAGACCCCatggtgctcatcccaacttcattgaaccactaggtcaCACCCTTGGATGCTCAGTGATAGTGTTTTTTCCGTGATAGTTTTGAGATTAATATAAATACTTAAAACTTGTATATGGGTGCTTTATGATTAATCCTTTACTGATGTGGGAGTGTTTTATGATTTCCTGATGTGGGAGTGCTTTATGATTAAACTACTATATGTTTTACACCATGCACTATTGCCTAGATTCAACTGGATAAATGATAGTCTACTGGGACATCCATCCAGTAATCAAATACATCATGTGTGAAATAATAGCACCACCCAATAAACCCCTGATTATAATCCATTATAAAATGATTGTAAATCCATGATATTGGTGCGCTGAGTGACCTGTTACTAACTAAATTTCACTGTCAACAGTCTCAAAACACCAAGAGCTAGAACTCACCGTCTTAAAAAGACATAAGGTAAAGGCATAGatgcaaaaattaaatattaacatTCCTTCCTCAGCAAGACATGGTGGGGCCACTTTCCATCGAACATTAAAATATTCGTAAAATCATAGGCGACAAAATAAATTCATACCTGCTTGTTACCCCTTGAACCCAAATGAGGTGAGGCAACAGTGATAAAATTTATTGGTTCCAGTCCAGCTATTGTGCCCTTTAACCATTCTTCACTGGTATCGTCCGAAAATTTCTCCACATTCTCCGCTCGTGGAGGTCTGTATAATTTCCCAATTGCATATCTTGCCACTACTCCTCCAACAGAATGTGCAACAAAAGAAATTTTCTTCAAACCTGGCTTTCTTTTGGTCAAATCAAGAACCTAACATCCATTTCCATATCACTACCATCAGATATGATATATGCATTGTGATTTGGGGAAAATGTTAGGAAAAGGGATGGGTTAAAACAAAAGAGAATCAAATCACATATGAAGAAAATCAACCTCCTCAGCTAATCGCTCGCCCATTATATCCACACCATCCAACGTTAGTTTAGCCATATTACGTTCACTGCCTGCCAAGAAGATCATGTTTATCGttcatcaaaaaagaaaattatgttcATCAAGACTATGCAAGACATGCTTGTGCTTGGCCATTATGAAGAAGGTAAAATAGagatgtatataaatatataatgagcCAAGGAAAGGAAATCTCTTTAACCTAAGTTGCTCGAACTCGGGTGCGAGTGTCCTATATTGTGGATCAAGAGGTCGGATCCTTCATGATCTGTGTGTTAAGATTCAGAGATACCGATCCAGGTATGGATACGGGTGCCCGGATTcggctaaaaataattcaaatatctaaaagagTTACaaaacctaaattatgagatattatgagGAAAATTTGAGGTGAAAATATTGGCAAGAGGATAATCctggaaaaggaaaaggaaaaggagtgacatagaaatttctatataagGTATTTCATTTTCTACGAATTTCACCTTAGGTTTTGTTTTGATTAGAGTAATTGAATCTGTCCGAAATAGCTCCACCGGTATTGGTCAAAGTACCCAACTCGGCTGACCAGAACGCGTACGGATCtcacacccacacccacaccaTGTCGTATCAACAAGGGTGCGGCATCGAAAATGAAGAGTCCGAGCAATTTTTCGACCTATTCAGTATAAGTACTCTCAAATTAGAAAAGGAAGGACCAATGAAGTAGGGAATCACAATCAGAGCAGACTTGAATTTTAGTTTGCAATGCATGTGGGATGGGAGGTTACACAACATACGAAGCAGAGTGTAGgagccccccccccccacacacacacaccacCACCACAAAAAAAAAGACTAGGTGTGCCAGCCCATAGACACAGTAGATAAAGAAAGTGAAGCCTACTTACTTTGTCAATCAAAATAGCAAGCAAGAATAAAAGAATAGTTTTGATATACAACATCAACTACCAAACATTAAGAGGTGAGGATTAGAGGGTGGAATTACACAATATACAGAAACAAAGCGTTGAATCACACCAGAAATGCCACTCAATATACTTACAATGAACAAAAACTTTGTCGGGAAGATTCCGAACAAACTGCTCTGCACCAAACTTCCAGTCCGAAGCACTGcgtaataccaaaataaatccaACAATAAGTAGAATTTTTTAAGACCAACACCAGAAATcactaatttattttaataagaaTTCATCATTACTCAAGAAAAAATTGTTCCGTGTTGGATGTTTGACTTCAAACTGAATTGATAACCATAGATAGGAAAGAGGATTGGCTAGTAAATATTTAAGAATGTGTTTGGT encodes the following:
- the LOC107863536 gene encoding putative lipase ROG1 isoform X2, with protein sequence MANGKVENGGVFSSETFNGGKDVFSSKASDASTADHLVMMVHGILGSASDWKFGAEQFVRNLPDKVFVHCSERNMAKLTLDGVDIMGERLAEEVLDLTKRKPGLKKISFVAHSVGGVVARYAIGKLYRPPRAENVEKFSDDTSEEWLKGTIAGLEPINFITVASPHLGSRGNKQVPFLFGVTAFEKAAGLCVHWIFKRTGRHLFLNEDEGKPPLLRRMVEDDVELRFMSALGSFKRRVAYSNVGYDHIVGWRTSSIRRNNELPKWEDSLNEKYPHIVYQEHCKACDSEQGECVVKEDDCLDKLEEELVTGLSRVSWEKIDVSFHSSRNRFAAHSVIQVKDQYMHAEGADVIQHMIDNFLS
- the LOC107863536 gene encoding putative lipase YDR444W isoform X1, yielding MANGKVENGGVFSSETFNGGKDVFSSKASDASTADHLVMMVHGILGSASDWKFGAEQFVRNLPDKVFVHCSERNMAKLTLDGVDIMGERLAEEVLDLTKRKPGLKKISFVAHSVGGVVARYAIGKLYRPPRAENVEKFSDDTSEEWLKGTIAGLEPINFITVASPHLGSRGNKQVPFLFGVTAFEKAAGLCVHWIFKRTGRHLFLNEDEGKPPLLRRMVEDDVELRFMSALGSFKRRVAYSNVGYDHIVGWRTSSIRRNNELPKWEDSLNEKYPHIVYQEHCKACDSEQGECVVKEDDCLDKLEEELVTGLSRVSWEKIDVSFHSSRNRFAAHSVIQFGTNRCLMVTESSVRKADLRSSLISVAHHGVDSVIYLNKSCN
- the LOC107863536 gene encoding lipid droplet phospholipase 1 isoform X3, whose product is MAKLTLDGVDIMGERLAEEVLDLTKRKPGLKKISFVAHSVGGVVARYAIGKLYRPPRAENVEKFSDDTSEEWLKGTIAGLEPINFITVASPHLGSRGNKQVPFLFGVTAFEKAAGLCVHWIFKRTGRHLFLNEDEGKPPLLRRMVEDDVELRFMSALGSFKRRVAYSNVGYDHIVGWRTSSIRRNNELPKWEDSLNEKYPHIVYQEHCKACDSEQGECVVKEDDCLDKLEEELVTGLSRVSWEKIDVSFHSSRNRFAAHSVIQFGTNRCLMVTESSVRKADLRSSLISVAHHGVDSVIYLNKSCN